One genomic segment of Bombina bombina isolate aBomBom1 chromosome 4, aBomBom1.pri, whole genome shotgun sequence includes these proteins:
- the LOC128656885 gene encoding LOW QUALITY PROTEIN: taste receptor type 2 member 3-like (The sequence of the model RefSeq protein was modified relative to this genomic sequence to represent the inferred CDS: substituted 1 base at 1 genomic stop codon): MTFIGLFFNGFIVIMNXIWWLQTKKLQTIDIIITSVGLCRFFFLFINIFNVFYLAFLPRRDQLSLVLDISLIITLFLTYCGIWFATLLCVFYCVNITTYNYRLFIYMKLNMRRILPLLYIVMVISSFISLLPSVLFAFPEHSVNSTTGFSNRSEEKNIHFVKENSGRLISNLVGSVLPLPIFCFAICLLIRSLCNHIRHMTNENSEIQNPQLQAHFSAIQIMLSFFILHIINSIAQCLWSFIKQTTNEISISLLNIPTIMYPSLHTVILIFSTIKLKQALVSIMYCYRPNNNFHLTSVN, from the coding sequence ATGACCTTCATCGGACTCTTTTTCAATGGATTTATTGTGATAATGAATTGAATTTGGTGGCTGCAGACTAAAAAGCTACAAACCATCGATATTATTATTACAAGTGTGGGGctctgcagatttttttttctgttcattaatattttcaatgtattttacTTGGCTTTCTTACCCAGAAGAGACCAGCTGAGCCTTGTTCTGGACATTTCTCTGATAATCACTTTGTTTCTAACATACTGTGGCATCTGGTTTGCAACACTGCTCTGTGTTTTCTATTGTGTGAATATCACCACCTATAACTACAGATTATTCATCTACATGAAGCTGAACATGCGCAGGATATTGCCTTTGTTGTATATAGTAATGGTGATATCTTCATTTATCTCCCTTCTTCCCTCTGTATTGTTTGCCTTCCCAGAACATTCTGTAAATTCTACAACTGGATTCAGTAACAGAAGTGAGGAAAAAAATATCCACTTTGTAAAAGAAAATTCTGGTCGCTTAATCTCAAACCTTGTAGGATCTGTTTTACCATTACCCATATTTTGTTTTGCAATTTGTCTTCTGATTAGATCCCTCTGTAATCACATCAGACATATGACCAACGAGAACTCAGAAATACAGAATCCTCAGCTTCAGGCTCATTTCAGTGCAATTCAAATtatgttgtctttttttattttacacatcaTAAATAGTATAGCACAATGTCTGTGGTCATTTATCAAACAGACCACAAATGAAATTTCGATATCGCTTCTTAATATTCCTACTATAATGTATCCAAGCCTGCACACTGTTATTTTGATTTTCAGTACCATAAAACTCAAACAGGCTCTTGTGAGTATCATGTATTGCTACCGTCCAAATAACAATTTCCATCTAACTTCAGttaactaa